The region GATCCCTTACGCGCAAGATACATTGCTGAAAATTTTTTAGAAGATGCCCAGTTATACAATGAGGTTCGCGGGATGCTAGGTTATACAGGTTACTATAAAGGACAGCGTATTTCTGTACAAGGAACTGGTATGGGGATGCCCTCAGCAGCTATCTATGCAACAGAGTTGGTGAAAGAATACGGCGTGAAAAAAATGATTCGTGTGGGAACCTGTGGTTCAATCCAAAAAGATGTTCATGTCCGTGACTTGGTATTGGCTCAAGCTGCTGCCACTTCATCAGCAATTATCCGAAATGACTTTCCAAAACATGATTTTCCTCAAATTGCTGATTTTGACTTATTAATGAAGGCATATGAAGTAGGAAAAGAACAAGGATTTACAACCCATGTGGGTAATGTTTTATCAGATGATGTTTTTTATAAAGATTCAATGGATGATATTTTTCGCTTAGGAGAACATGGTGTTCTTGGTATTGAGATGGAAGCAGCGGTATTGTATTATGTTGCCGCCAAATATCAGGTTAAAGCTTTAAGTTTGATGACAGTAAGTGATCATATGTTAACAGGTGAAGAAACAAGTGCTGAAGAACGTCAAAAAACGTTCGATGATATGATGATTGTTGCTCTAGAAACATTAATTCAAGAATAACTAAAAAAGTACACAGACTTCTGTGTAC is a window of Vagococcus intermedius DNA encoding:
- the deoD gene encoding purine-nucleoside phosphorylase; this translates as MSVHIEARQGDVADKILLPGDPLRARYIAENFLEDAQLYNEVRGMLGYTGYYKGQRISVQGTGMGMPSAAIYATELVKEYGVKKMIRVGTCGSIQKDVHVRDLVLAQAAATSSAIIRNDFPKHDFPQIADFDLLMKAYEVGKEQGFTTHVGNVLSDDVFYKDSMDDIFRLGEHGVLGIEMEAAVLYYVAAKYQVKALSLMTVSDHMLTGEETSAEERQKTFDDMMIVALETLIQE